One Plasmodium malariae genome assembly, chromosome: 3 genomic window, TGATGGTACATTTTACGAAAAAACGACGTATCGTTAGAAAAGTGTAAACGTTTGGCAGAAGAACgaattataagaaaattcTTATAACggaatatttacttttatcCGATAGgcgtgttatatatatatatatatatatatgaatacttttttatgaCTTTGTTCATGTGTTTATTTTGGCACGTCGTTACCTTTttagcctttttttttttttgttcagtCCATTTGATTTTTTCCCCTTGCACTGTGAGTGTATTGCTTAAAAATTCTGggttcattttattttgtattgttttttaatttttgttttatattttattttattttattattatttttattttattattattttcattttaatttttattttatttttatttttattttttttttttttacctttccAATGATGACATAGTAGAATTTTCTACACATATGTTTAACATTGTGAACACTTTTTTAATCGTTTGGATTAGTACAGTTATTATAAGTTCAGTTCAACCATTTCGTGTTTATGTTTTTAACTCAAAATAGTTTTGTTCGTTAAGTTGACTAGCGCAGAACTACTAGTGTGTTATCGTGCGATTACTGCAAATATGCAAGTATATGTGCACGTGCACACTTattcgtatatatacatatatatatgtacataaaacaTGAGTAATATGTGTTTGTgcatatatgcgtatatgttaatatgcgtatatgttaatatgtgtatatgtcaatatatgtgtatgtcaatatatgtgtatgtcaatatatgtatatgtcaATATGCATACAATTTTATTGGTTTATATTTCACCGAATTAATGCGTAGTATAAAGATATAAAGACAGcggaacaaataaaaaaaaaagaaaagaaaaaatattatttcattataatgcttttttaaaatttagtGCATTTTGCATTCAGTTTTgctcctttttctttttattcttttgctacgttttattctttttaatgcttttatgcgttttattcttttgctacgttttattctttttattcttatacgttttattctttttatacgttttcctttttttatacgttttcctttttttatacgttttcctttttttatacgttttcctttttttatacgttttcctttttttctttttttttttttgtgggtatttttaaattataacacatttatatgtatatatatattatatatatatatgtatatgtaatgtaATGTTTATGCATGTGTGTGTGCAtgtgtttatatacatatgtgtgagtatatatgtaaataatcgtttttaatttgaaattatgaattaaaattatgagtattttaaaaacttctttgtgaaaaaaaaaaaaaaaaaaaaaaaataaaataaagaaggaaagaagaaaaaaacaaaatagtaaAAGTGAGACGAACAAACGGTTGAGCGACTGAACGACTAACTCATCAACAGAGCGAAGGAATGAAACATCGAAAAAGAACATGGAAACGTATTCATCGTACGAGTTTAAGGATAAccttattattaatattatccGAACGAATGATGTCAAAAGACGTTTTTACAGTTACACGGTGAGTGTTGAAAGAAAGGCATCTGGGCCAAGTACATGTACACGCGTGTACACATGTATTTCGATGTACATATATtgaaacatacatatatatatatatatatatatgtacatacatacacatatgcatTTTAACTTTTGCGTGTTTGTGATTGTAGTGTGATACAGGATATGGAAAcgcacatttttttttttcttttttcttttttttttttttttttttcccccctcACTCTccaaacatatacataataacatACACGCATATTTTATATCTCTTTCGTCTTGTTTTTTCCAAATGTAGGAATACGTCCTAGAATTTAAAGTTCTGAACAGTCAGAAAATTTTGAAGAAGAGATTTTCCGACTTTGTCCTTTTTTATGAGCAACTAAAGAATGAGCTCCTTGACAAGTTTAGCGAGTGTCTAGAGAAGGTAAGTAGAACATCAATGGGGAAAGCATAATaagggaaaaatataaaaatgaaataatgaaaaaatgggAGAAGGGATATGAAAAATCTTACAGTCCTGTAGCATGTGATTATTATcttattatttacaattagttttattttattatattttttttttcctgttatATATCTTGTACAGATAAGTGTGTTGCCATCAAAGAAGGTGTTTGGAAGACTGAACTATAACTTCGTTGAAGAGTAAGCGGAGGAGGAGAAGTGAATTGCATGCCAATGattgtgtgtgtatgtgtttGAGTAACGTTTGCGTGTATACATGCACGTTCGTGTGCATTTacgtttgtatatatatttttgcttgGTAGGAGGAGGCAAAAGCTAGAGCAGTTTCTGAAGAGTATTTCGAGTTACAGGGTCGTGTATCTGTGTGATAATTTTTACGAGTTCTTATGTTTGGATAACATAACgaaatatttgtttaaacTGATGTGTACACAAATTAGcgatttaattaatatacagaaatttttgaaaaaaataaattatattttatttatgtcaagaaataatacaataaaaagtGCTGAGtgtgatataataaattttctttttcatttgaaGAAAAATGTTAACTTAAATAAcgacataaaatttttcattttaaatattttccttcATCACTTGACGTATACCAAGACACCGGAAAATTTGTTAAACGTTTCTTTGATGAAATTTGCCATTGAAATTATCCACGAAAACTTAAAAGGTGAGTGATGTTAGAAATTCTATCCATGTTAGCAGTACCATTTGTGTTGGTAGTGCTAACTGAgcgtacatttttttttttttttttttttttttttttttatcccaCCCTATATAGGCGAAAGCATAAATGAGATTCTGTTGAAAACGTCGTCGGAGGCTATTCTTCGAATTGTGGACAAGCGGAATGACGTGTTTTTGGAATACCTACGgatatacaattttaaagAGATTTGTGccatatttaatatactaAATAAGCGGAAGGAGAAGAAGGAAAGGAAGGAAAACAAAGATATAGAGAACATAtgctttaatatatatatactagtTTCTCTACTATTGCTGTCATCCATACATTTAAACGAAATACAGAATTTCTTTTTAGTTaagaataatagtaataacaaggGAATAACAATATTAGGTTATATGTATGATAGTGAGAATATTAACATTCAGATAATCTGTTGTATTATCCTAtctttgttaataataaacaaaaagataAATGATGAAGAAGTTATACTAAAGACAAAAATGTCTATCCTTTTAATCCAAACAgagatatataatttaaaaagtgtAGATTACCAATTAATAGAAATCATTTGtagtaaaaagaattttcatTTGTTGAATGGACTCATTGATTTATTgcttaagaataaaaatataaaatatgacttaaatttaaatgatatacaaaatttggaaaaatataCCATTGAAGGTAATCCAATGGAAAAGGATCTCTTCTatgaagagaaaataaaatgcgCAGATTTTTCGAATAACGATATTATCTTACAGTTTATTCTATTCATTATAAACATTGGTATTAGTGAGTTCTTCTTACTGAAACGGAATTACAAGTTTAGAATGATGAAGAATacgttaaaaattaaattaaaaaggaaaaaacactTAGCCGAAATGAAGAAGTTAAAGAGGGAAAACATAATGAACGGAACGAATAGAAAGGAAGGGAAACAACTCATTGGGAGTAGCGAACACATGATCTCCATGATGATGAATgagaagaataaaaaaaatgtgtacaaCAAACAGTTGTTTGCTATTGAAGATGGCAAAGGCGAAAGGTACAAATCTGAGGGACAAAAAGAACCCAGTAAGGAAGGaagcaaaaatgaaaagaaaaatagatCCAAGGAGCACTCTAGAAGGGAAAGAATACAAGAGGGAAGGGAATATACACCCAGCTGTATAGGGGAGGAGGATGAACAGGGCATTTCCAAATACGGAGATACATACAACGGTAAGTACAAATACATTGACGAAGATAATGACAAAGATGATGATAGTGCCTACGATAAgcatagtaataataataagcaGTACATGAAAGAATCGGCGCATAAAAAGAGGGGAAACCATTCCCATAGTCCCAACAACAACTATTGTCCGAACGATGACGAGGGTGATAGTGATGACGATCATGAAAGTGGAAATGAGTACGAAGCAGAGGACGTGGATGTAGATGATGAGGATGAGAACGACGAAGAGGAAGATGATGAAGATGAGAACGACGAAGAAATAGAGAATCAATTTTCACGCGAACACAGTCCACAAAATGAAAGTAATGAAAAGACGAAATGGAAGCAAAAGGGAAAGGAATGTACAAACGGAGTAGCAGATTTTGCATCTACGGCTAGTTCGTGCATTTCATCATTGTATTCCTTCTCAAGTGATTACAGTAGCACAAAGAAGAacgaaaaggaaaatgagAAGGAGAATATCATGAACAAGAGTAGTGGCATGAACAAGAGTAGCGATATAAACAGGAGTAGCGATATAAACAGGAGTAGCGATATAAACAAGAATAGCGATATAAACAAGAGTAGCGATATAAACAAGAGTAGCGATATAAACAAAAGCTGTAACACGAGCAAACGCAGCAGTACGAACAAACGCAGTGGTGGCATTGTGAACGATGGCAGAAATTGTAACAATAAGGACGTGCCATTTAAGGAAGACCTTGATTTAGTCTCTACAAAGAATATGATATATGAAGAAGATTTTAGCATAGAATCAGGGAATATAAAGAACGACATATACTATCTCGAAAGAGAGTATGAGGAGAAATCGGCATCGTACAGGAGGAATAACGAATCTAATAGTAGTACATGTAATAACAATTCTGAGTATTTGAATAAGAACAGTAAAAAGACTATTTCTTCAATAAAGGAGGAAATAAAGATGCTGAGTGATAGTAGAAAGAAGTATGCTCGTAAAATAAGAAGAATAAACGAACAAATATTGTTAATCCTTTgcaatgaaaaaatgattcaaaatatatataaatgtgcacatatagataattataaaataaaagtatatgcTTGCCTTATACTCTCTTACATACCCAACATCAATGAAATGATATCCTCCCTGACCGTGCAAGGTGAAAGTGGAAATAGTGCTCGAAACCCCAACAATTATATCGGCATGTCGAACGAGGTCAGAAGTGGTGTTGGCGATATTGGCAGTGATGGCGGTATTAGGAGCAATCGCTTCGGTAATGAGAagagtaataacaatagcagCTACTCCAATATGTATAGCAACCACTGTGATGAGTATAACCGAGGTAGCAGTAACGGAAGTACGAACGCGATGATCAGTTACCCGGATGGGGGTAAGTCGGTGGACAGGTTAAGAAACGAAATATATGGGGAAAATGAAAAGCAAGAAAATGTCGAAAACTCAGTATTTATGTCAGAAACGatgttaattaaaaagaacaataaaaattttatttgtagcATTGAAGGAGAttactataattatatatatcgttttaacatattaaatacattactttattatttatttaacgaGACTTGTTTTTATGAGCACATCTTGATATACTTGAAAAAGTTTATTATCGAGCAGAGCTTTATTATGAACCTAAAGCatttcaaaattaaaaagacagaatttataaatacgCTATCTTTCCAGGATATTAGAAAAGGGGTAGAGAAGAAAGCAAACAAGAAGAGTGAAAAGAACAAGgggaagaaaaggaaaaaaaaaaataaagcaaaaggGGATAGCGGGTTAGCAAATGAAAGCGCACCAACAGAGCGAAACACGCATAAGCGGGATAGGGAGTACGCCATTTCATCGGATAGGAGCTACTTAAGCAATAATGACAACGACTCAAACGTGTATAACTTCCCAAACGATAGTAAACTGAGTTATATGTATGATGAGAAACGATTTTCTGCCAATGAATggaataatagtagtaatcgTGGGGAGGATGGAGGAGTTATCCATGGAAAAAAGGCTATTAACACAAGAGAAGGAGTGgctaatagtagtagtactAGTGCTGTTATTCAGTATGAGTCAAAGAAGGACGGAACTGGTAATAGCGTTGGTGGAAATAATGGGAGTGGTAATAACTATCAGGTAGTTCTATATGGAGATTCAAAAATATACGACCACATGAGTTACCTATTTAGCTACGTATCTCATTTGAGGAAGTTTGGTcttttgaataatttaatagtggaattgtataaaaatatttctaaaaagtTAAGTAATGCTAACGTAAATTTcatatttgatatattaaaaaggaaaatagaTGAGATGAATgagatgaaaaaaagaatcaaCGATTTGAAAAAGGAATATGAGTTTGTAAATGTAATCTATAATGATTTTATCAGTTTACAATACGAGTCAAACAAATACGTATCTGTGAttgataaattatatgaagaGTTAGAAGAGATAGAAaagagaaggaaaaaaattatgagaaatcataaatatgtacatttaaatgtatgtaaTTATAGAAAAAGATTAATACATATTGAAAAAATGATTGAGGAAACTCCTTCGATAAAGAAATGCTTGAATGATGAATTGAACAAGGTAAGAATGAATATTggtttatataaaagagataaaagaaaattatctttttttatattattgcaaaaattttatttggaTAGCTTTAATactatgtataataaattgaaaacTATGAATACATTAGTTGAAAATTTAGAACTCCTTTccaatgaatataataaaaatactggTTTAATTCTCAATGAGTTGACGTATTTAATTGTAAACGATTTGATACTTGTAGAACTATTGAGTAGCAAGATTAGTATAACAGTAGATAATGACAATTTTTCGCTTTTAttggaaaaggaaaagagtAGTCTAACCATGTTTAACCATAATATTTGTAATGAAAACAAATTGTGTATTATAAGTAAGGAAAAAAGTGGTTTAGGTGATAGAAGAAGAGATGTCGATTTGTACAAAGTGAATGAGGTCTTGAATGAGAAATACAAATACTTCTTTGATCAGGCAGCAACAGAAACTGTGGGTGTCTACGAGGATGATGCAAACTATGCTAGCGATGTTGGAATTAGCAGCAGAGGAGGTATGCTTCGTACCAATATTAGTGGTAGTGGTAATGCTAGTGGTGTGTTACTGAACAATGAGATGATGCATAGTACTAATAATAACCCCAACTACAATACTAGCGATAGTGATAATGTTACACAAAGATCCATGAAGAAGAAGCAGTTATACAGTGATCCGTACAAGGACAGTGCAAATAACAGTAATGCTTATGGTAACGAAGATGGTGAGTATTACAACAGAGGAGTTGGAGCATTGGGCTACTACAAAGATGAGTCCAAAAGGGAATGGAATAAGAAAACAAATTTTGGAAAAAGCGTAAAACGAATGATGGATGAAGATTTCATTATTGATGAGAAGAAAGATATGCAAGGAAGTAGAATTACTTTTCGAAACAATGGAAAGGACTTCTCGTACATGAATAACGGTAGTAATAACCATATGATGTATAAGAACCGAGATTACACGCGCAATGATGATGCTGGTAATGGCATGATCCATGATTATGACGAAAAGGAATGGCAGGAAAAAAGTAGAGTACATGATGATAGTATGGATGGCCGCATGACTGATCAAATAGAAGGCAATTTTGCTGATGAGAAGAATGTACATGATCAGGGGGAAGAAGCGGATGTAGTGGGTGTAGCAGGTGGACGGGATGAAGAAGAACTTTTTAATGATGAGTACATCTCAAGTGATGAAGAGGATGTtgacattaaaaataaaattaatgagtttaataattataaaaatataggtaTAAAGGGTGTTGCTCCAGAAGAAGTACGAATAGATGATGACAACTTAAGTCAATCAGTATTTTTGGaaattttagaaataataaagaaacgAAGAAAACAAATAGAAAAGTTAGCGACTCATCAGAATGGTCAAGTGTACAAGaacatacacaaatataataCTCTCCTTAACAAATGTAGCATGCGTATAGGTGCCTACCAAAAGCATTACACTAAGCTCAATGCGCAGCTTAGGACCATTAACACGGATATAATGGTGAAAAAGTCCGAGGTTATATACAAGTCCATTAGAGAGTAAGTGCACGGAAGGGGAAAATAACACGAGTTCTGCGTGTTTCGATTGTCCAGAGTGCCCATCATTTTATGTTTGTTGTTCATATTGCACTCTTGTTCATTCTGTGCTTTGCTCATTCTGTACTTTGCTCATTCTGTACTTTGCTCATTCTGTACTTTGCTCATTCTGTACTTTGCTCATTCTGTACTTTGCTCATTCTATACTTTGCTCATTCTGCACTTTGCTCATGCCATGGCCTTCGCCCTTTTTGTTACCGCTTCGCGCAGGTGGGATGACAAGATCAACATACTGAATGAGGAGATCAAGGTTGTTGAGGGagaaaagaaggaaaaggaaaaagaaataggagtacagaagaaaaaacttgaaaagaaagaaaaagaaaaaaatcaGAAGAAGGACGAACTACGTTTGTTGGTCACTGAGATGTACAAacataacaataaaataaaaaaaaaatacaaaaaggaTCAAAAAATTgtgttattaatattatataatacttgGTATTtgtatcattatatatatatcatatatttgaatacactaaaactaaaaaattatttagcaTACAAGCAAAGCATAAGTGAAATGTGTCAAGCCTCAGCCAAGCAGACCATTTCGAATATAAACTGTTTTTCGCAACTATTGGACGAGCAGGAGTACTGAACGGAActtgtgtgtgtatgtgtggaGGGGTGTTGAAAgagaaacaaaatatatcttCTCATCCCCTTTCATGTGTTTGTTTTGTCCACTTTACTACAGAGGTTAAGAAggtctttttcttttttcttttttttttttttaaattcaccATGGGTGGTGGTGACCCTTGATGTGCGGGCGTTCCTCCTTTTTTCGATCCTTTTTTTCAcacctttattttttaatcctttttttGGAACGTACGTTTTTGCAGTTTTTGTTTGCTCGATTTTCGATCATTGAACGTACGTTGTTTTTACCTTACTTTTTTCTGCTTTCCATTTTAACTATTTGACATTTTGTCGTTACAATTTTTCGTTCTAATTTTCTGTGTTTTATTTAtggctattttttttttttttttcaaactttttcttatttttcttaattgtTCATGTTTTTTCTCAATTGTTCatgttttttctattttttcttatatttccctctttttttgtgtgatttttattttacggGTAATATCTGTACAAACAAAAACGAAATGTAACACCAGCACTTTGAAAAAgggtatatattttaaaataaatcattCCAAAATATCGAGACGCGAGGCTGTCGAACatgttttatgtttatatttatattaattctcGATTATGCGTATGTAGTAAAATAAGGGTGGGAAACGAAAGATTTATATTTGGGAGCATATGTTATTCATGtgtatttgaatatatatgtaaatatgcaTTTCACGTGCTAGAAATTTTATGAAGCACCTTCGCCATAATGAACGCACTGAGTTGCTCATTCGTTTGATATCAACatttaaatgtacatataaattgaCATTCATAACAACAACaatgacttttttttttttttttttttttttttttgcctctttcacttttttttgaatgaataaaaattccctttttttatttacgcTTTTCCATAGTAGTCCCTTTTAATTAACTTCAGTTTTACAATATCTGTTTCTTTCTTTTGCTTCTTCACTCTGCTGTGTTTCACTGCGCCATTTAGTTAACCCCATTATTTGGTTTAGCATGCCATTTAGCTTACCACTTCGTATCGTTTACtattccttttcattttgcaGCTTGTCTCCCCCTCACGTAGCTACATCTCtacaaacataaaaaaaaaaaaaaaaaaaaaaaaaaaactgcgCAGGGATTTCTCCCTATACACACAAAGTAATATAGCAGTATCTTGGGGAAATGTATCAGACGATGAATATTTACTTAGTAACtgggaataaaaataaaaggctGGAATTTGAAAGATTAATGAAGGATGAATTGAAAGTGGAGTTTGTGGACGTTGACCGTTAGCTATTTTCACAGTTGctgcattatatatatatatatatatatatatgaagttttttcttttttcttctatttgtTTGCCGAGTTAAGTGATTGAGCTTGGAGCTGTGATGTACTTTGATCTATGCGTATGAACTAACAAAATTGTACATTCCCATTTTTGAAAAGATAACGGCAAAGAGTGTTTGTGGGTAATTTCGGTAGAGACTAGTTCACAGTGACTCTGCTAAGtagttttaatttaatttaattttttttttttttttttttttttcctccctATATAGTAACCGAGATACAATCAAATGacattgtaaatataaatgaaaataaggCACAGAAAGCATACGAAATAttggaaaaacaaaatataggAAAGGGAAAGAAATTTCTTGTTATAACTGATGATACAGGATTGTACTTGAACTGCTTGAATGAGTTCCCAGGACCATACATGTACAGCTTTTTGCATTACACAGAAAGGGAGAAGGGGGAGAGAGATACCAGTAGTGGTTGCTTTTATCACTGCATGTAGTTGCACGTTCATAGCGACAGGCTTATGACCACACGTTTATCTTTCTCATTTGTGTTTTCGAATATGTTCTCTCCGCCTGCTCTCTTCACCGCGTGCTTATGCCTGTCATATACACACACGTATCCACTACCATACCCATTTCCATATCCCACTACCATACCCATTTCCATATCCCACTACCATACCCACTACCATACCCATTACCATATCCCACTACCATATCCCACTACCATACCCATTACCATATCCCACTACCATACCCATTTCCATATCCCACTACCATACCCATTACCATATCCCACTACCATACCCATTACCATACACATTACCCTATTTGCTTCTTTCACCTCAACAGCAAGTGGATGCAAAAGTGCCTCGGATCACAAGGAATAGTAGACATTACATCGAAACTTCAGGTAACTTTTTGGGTAAAATGGAGAAGCAGCTTTTTGCATAGTACACTGCCGTGTGTGCACTcgtacatatacgtacactGCTGCATACGCACTTTTACGTATACAAGAACTACTATATTATCACTCCTTTATTTCCCTCTTCTTTCTCAAACGAAGAATTACAAGTGCCATGCGATCTGTGTTTATTCAATTTGTAACGGGACACAAACACGATCTTTTAAAGGAGTTACTAAGGTAAAGTACAAACGCGTTTGTGTTTTATGAGCCATTATTTCTTGTTGTTCTATTCTTcttcgttttattttattttttctaaagaGCGTTTTTCTTATGCCTGTGTTAaggtgtacatatatatatatatatgtatatatatgtaataccTTTTTATCTGAAGCTAAATTGTAGCATTACATAACTCTGCCATTTTTGTGGCTCCGCTTCATGCTTCTAATTAGCGCCTCACTTCTTTCATTCGTCCATTCGTTTATTCGTCCATTCGTTTATTCGTCCATtcgtttatttgtttatttgtttatttatttaattcgtttaattattttatttttatttttttttctttaggGAACCATTTCAGGACCTAGAGGCCCCGATAGCTTCGGCTGGtttgaaatttttatcaaaaaacaaaaaaaaaagataaaaaataataataaataaaaataataaaacaaaataaataagcgCTGTTGATCTTTTGTTTTCtgctcttttttattaaccaATGCGATCATGAGTGTGTGTACTAGGAAGTTGCATgctcatttatatatacataaacttAGACATACGTGCGCGTAAAagtacttacatatatacccctcacacgcatatatacatacatatgtacccatacatatataaacttacatatatatacccatacatatatatacccatacatatatatatacacacatacttacatgcacatatacacacgcacacacatatacgtatatatgctCCTTTTCATCTTTTCCTTTACCCCCAAGGGATAACATTTTTGCCCCCGAAAACTCCGAACGAACATTCAGCGAAATGTCCTTCGAGGAGAAGAATATGGTATCTCCGCGTTATAAGGCCTTTGCTCAGTTAAAAgtagaaaaggaaaagagaaaaatgaaatatgtacatgtacatatatgaaaataggTCTACTGTGAACACTCAAAAGCGTACTTTTCGTTATAAAACTTTATAcagttaagaaaaaaaaaagggaaaaaaggaaaaaaaggaaaaacaaaaataaaaacaaaaataaaaataaaaataaaaataaaaatagaaataaaaatagaaataaaaataaaaataaagaagagaaatgaaataaaaaaaatattccttt contains:
- the PmUG01_03027100 gene encoding phosphoinositide-binding protein, putative, translating into METYSSYEFKDNLIINIIRTNDVKRRFYSYTEYVLEFKVLNSQKILKKRFSDFVLFYEQLKNELLDKFSECLEKISVLPSKKVFGRLNYNFVEERRQKLEQFLKSISSYRVVYLCDNFYEFLCLDNITKYLFKLMCTQISDLINIQKFLKKINYILFMSRNNTIKSAECDIINFLFHLKKNVNLNNDIKFFILNIFLHHLTYTKTPENLLNVSLMKFAIEIIHENLKGESINEILLKTSSEAILRIVDKRNDVFLEYLRIYNFKEICAIFNILNKRKEKKERKENKDIENICFNIYILVSLLLLSSIHLNEIQNFFLVKNNSNNKGITILGYMYDSENINIQIICCIILSLLIINKKINDEEVILKTKMSILLIQTEIYNLKSVDYQLIEIICSKKNFHLLNGLIDLLLKNKNIKYDLNLNDIQNLEKYTIEGNPMEKDLFYEEKIKCADFSNNDIILQFILFIINIGISEFFLLKRNYKFRMMKNTLKIKLKRKKHLAEMKKLKRENIMNGTNRKEGKQLIGSSEHMISMMMNEKNKKNVYNKQLFAIEDGKGERYKSEGQKEPSKEGSKNEKKNRSKEHSRRERIQEGREYTPSCIGEEDEQGISKYGDTYNGKYKYIDEDNDKDDDSAYDKHSNNNKQYMKESAHKKRGNHSHSPNNNYCPNDDEGDSDDDHESGNEYEAEDVDVDDEDENDEEEDDEDENDEEIENQFSREHSPQNESNEKTKWKQKGKECTNGVADFASTASSCISSLYSFSSDYSSTKKNEKENEKENIMNKSSGMNKSSDINRSSDINRSSDINKNSDINKSSDINKSSDINKSCNTSKRSSTNKRSGGIVNDGRNCNNKDVPFKEDLDLVSTKNMIYEEDFSIESGNIKNDIYYLEREYEEKSASYRRNNESNSSTCNNNSEYLNKNSKKTISSIKEEIKMLSDSRKKYARKIRRINEQILLILCNEKMIQNIYKCAHIDNYKIKVYACLILSYIPNINEMISSLTVQGESGNSARNPNNYIGMSNEVRSGVGDIGSDGGIRSNRFGNEKSNNNSSYSNMYSNHCDEYNRGSSNGSTNAMISYPDGGKSVDRLRNEIYGENEKQENVENSVFMSETMLIKKNNKNFICSIEGDYYNYIYRFNILNTLLYYLFNETCFYEHILIYLKKFIIEQSFIMNLKHFKIKKTEFINTLSFQDIRKGVEKKANKKSEKNKGKKRKKKNKAKGDSGLANESAPTERNTHKRDREYAISSDRSYLSNNDNDSNVYNFPNDSKLSYMYDEKRFSANEWNNSSNRGEDGGVIHGKKAINTREGVANSSSTSAVIQYESKKDGTGNSVGGNNGSGNNYQVVLYGDSKIYDHMSYLFSYVSHLRKFGLLNNLIVELYKNISKKLSNANVNFIFDILKRKIDEMNEMKKRINDLKKEYEFVNVIYNDFISLQYESNKYVSVIDKLYEELEEIEKRRKKIMRNHKYVHLNVCNYRKRLIHIEKMIEETPSIKKCLNDELNKVRMNIGLYKRDKRKLSFFILLQKFYLDSFNTMYNKLKTMNTLVENLELLSNEYNKNTGLILNELTYLIVNDLILVELLSSKISITVDNDNFSLLLEKEKSSLTMFNHNICNENKLCIISKEKSGLGDRRRDVDLYKVNEVLNEKYKYFFDQAATETVGVYEDDANYASDVGISSRGGMLRTNISGSGNASGVLLNNEMMHSTNNNPNYNTSDSDNVTQRSMKKKQLYSDPYKDSANNSNAYGNEDGEYYNRGVGALGYYKDESKREWNKKTNFGKSVKRMMDEDFIIDEKKDMQGSRITFRNNGKDFSYMNNGSNNHMMYKNRDYTRNDDAGNGMIHDYDEKEWQEKSRVHDDSMDGRMTDQIEGNFADEKNVHDQGEEADVVGVAGGRDEEELFNDEYISSDEEDVDIKNKINEFNNYKNIGIKGVAPEEVRIDDDNLSQSVFLEILEIIKKRRKQIEKLATHQNGQVYKNIHKYNTLLNKCSMRIGAYQKHYTKLNAQLRTINTDIMVKKSEVIYKSIREWDDKINILNEEIKVVEGEKKEKEKEIGVQKKKLEKKEKEKNQKKDELRLLVTEMYKHNNKIKKKYKKDQKIVLLILYNTWYLYHYIYIIYLNTLKLKNYLAYKQSISEMCQASAKQTISNINCFSQLLDEQEY
- the PmUG01_03027200 gene encoding Ham1-like protein, putative codes for the protein MYQTMNIYLVTGNKNKRLEFERLMKDELKVEFVDVDLTEIQSNDIVNINENKAQKAYEILEKQNIGKGKKFLVITDDTGLYLNCLNEFPGPYIKWMQKCLGSQGIVDITSKLQNYKCHAICVYSICNGTQTRSFKGVTKGTISGPRGPDSFGWDNIFAPENSERTFSEMSFEEKNMVSPRYKAFAQLKNYLLEELTK